The genome window AAGTACTGTGAACATGACTTTCAGATGCTCTTTGCTCCGTGCTGTCACCAGTGTGGTAAGTTTCACTGCCGAATGCAGGGTGAAAAGTAAGTTTCCTTCAGAACGACTTCATAGCACGTGCTCATAGGAAGGAAAGCGTGCAGGTGCTTTGTCAGCCCTCTTCCCGTCAGTAATGTTAATGACGCTTCTCAGGGCCTGTAGGGTGAAGGTAACCCCAGGACTCACCGGACTTCTGTTCGATGCCCCATAAGATTCCTTTCTCCCCTGTCAGTGCAGCCCGGGCGGCCTCAGCGGGGACCTTGAGACGCGCAGGGGTGGCCTGCGTGTCACACGGCAGGAGAGACTGGGGACACCGAGTAGCATGCTGACAAGgttgaatgaaggaagaaattaagtATGTGGTACAAGAAAACGTGCGGTGgatttctgttttctgtgtcCATGAccagaaaaaaccaaaaagacctTCGGGAGAGGGAGAGCCCAGTACCTCCTCTGGAAAAGCAGATTCAGAGATGTGATAGACAGCCTGAAAGTGTGGCGGCTACAGAACCCAAAACAAGGACTCAGATGACACGGAAGCACTTTTCTAGTAGCGCTTCGTGCGGGTGCCGCACACGTGGGGAAAGGGGCAGGTGTTTTGCCGGCGGCTGAGGGCGGGGACGCCGCGCTGCAGCCCGTGCGCTCCTCTCCGCAGGGGAATTCATCATCGGCCGAGTGATCAAAGCCATGAACAACAGCTGGCACCCCGAGTGTTTCCGCTGTGACCTCTGCCAGGGGGTCCTGGCAGACATCGGGTTTGTCAAGAGCGCCGGGAGGTAGGAGCAGGCCACCCTGTCACCTGTCGGGCACGGGTGGGCAGAGTGGCGCTCCGCGGTCGCGCGTGCTCCCTGGGGCCTCGGACACGGAGTTGGGGCGTGGGGCCCGGTGTCTGCGGGAGAGGCTACCGCAGGGAGTTTCTCAGCCATCAGTCTGGTCCTCTGGGAGGGATAAATAACTTCCCGTGTGAAAAGTCGGGGCTCGGTTCTGCTCTTTTAAGCCCAGCGGTGATGTTTAAAGAAatggtttctttaatttcttttcatagatatgggaatcttttttttttttttttaattattaggaagaaccttagattttaaatttaagtttctaAAACAGTTTTGGCTCTGTCTGTTTAGACATCTGTGTCGCCCCTGCCATAACCGAGAGAAAGCCCGAGGCCTTGGGAAATACATCTGCCAGAAGTGTCATGCCATCATTGACGAGCAGCCTCTGATATTCAAGAACGACCCCTACCATCCAGACCACTTCAACTGTGCCAACTGCGGGTATTGCAGTGTCTTCCTTTTCGTTGTACAAATAGAGGGAGCCGGTGATCACACTTACCTGTAGTCTTTCTGTTACTCTGGCACCCAAATCGGTTTCCTTCAACTTTTAATCTGGAAAACGTTAAACCTGTGGAAGAGTCAAGAGAATAATACATACAGAACCGCCGTACCCTTCATTCAGTTTCACCAGGCAACATGTTGccacatttgtgtgtgtgcgtgtacacgTGAATGTATACACATACCTTTAACTAGTCAGCTCATATTAAAATACCCCTAATGATTCCCACAACTGTTTTTCATCACTGTGTTCTTCCAGTACAGGATCCCCCCagaaacaaaaaacttaaaaaggtCTTATCTTCATACGTCCATAACAATGTGTGACAGTtagagtgttttcttaaattaCGTTTGTTACTTTTGCTGTATTTACACctaaagggaattttttttttttcctcaaaagctCATGATAAATTGTTAGGCTGTGAGCTTCGGAATCTGCCATCTAATATAAGAACTTAATGGAAAAGATACTTTACTGTAGTCAGCATGACCATCCGTGCTAAGTTACGGTAGGGAGTGGAGAGGCTGGAGTGGTGAAGGCTGACAAACAGCTTCTTTTGGGAGTTCAGTTTCTACCTTATCTCGTCCTCTTGCCTGTCCTCCCTCGGTTCATTTTTCATGAGCACTTCTAAAGAATCTTTTAAAACCGATGAAATTCATCTTGCTTTGGGGCCATCTCTGTTTATGGACTCAGGAGACTGAAAATAGTAGTGAACTTAAGCATTTGGAGGAGGAACGGTCTGAGCATCTCGTCTGTGTATTTTCTATTAACCTAAAACTATTCTTAGCAGCTTGCTAGTGAGTGTCAGTAAGCGGAACTAGTCTCCAAACTCCTCGGTTATTTTGGGAAGATAATATCGGCGGGTCTGTCCTCACGACTGGGATCCTCCTCCCCAGCTTTTTAAGGAAGACGAGGGACTCTAAAGTGACAGCAGACAGGGGACGGTAGCTGTGGCCGGCGTGGTGGTGTGTGTCCGGCCTATCAACACTGCATGATGTTGATGTTTGGATACGAATATGAAGCCTGTTCAAGCCTCTTGATCAGACTACTCTGACCACCTCCAAGGGGGAGAAAAGGAGCTACAGGGGTTGTTGCGGGTTCTCTTCGGAAACCTTCTCGGAGGCACATGGGCTGCACCGGTTGCCTGCCTGCCTTGCGGTGGCGCTGCTCAGCTGGTCCCTTTCTCGTGGGCAGGAAGGAGCTGACCGCCGACGCCCGGGAGCTGAAGGGGGAGCTGTACTGCTTGCCGTGCCACGACAAGATGGGGGTCCCCATCTGTGGCGCCTGCCGCCGGCCCATCGAAGGGCGCGTGGTGAACGCCATGGGCAAGCAGTGGCACGTGGAGGTGAGTTCCCTGCGGAGGGGTGACCGGGGCCCTCGCACGCCCGAGGCTCAGGTGTGCTGGCAAGGCTGGGAGATGCTGAGGGGCACACGTGGACCTCGTGGAAGACTAAGAACATAGACTCTACACGGCTCCGTGACCTCCATGTGACGAGGCAAGCAGTGCTCTTGGTTCCTAGATCCTTGAGGCAGGAGGTGGCCTGGTCCAGCCCAGAGATGTGTCCCCACGTTCACCTCTGTCCTCACTCTGTGCTGTCGAGTCAAGGCCTCCGGACGCCTGGACGAAGGCTGGATGCCCCACAGGGTCACCTGTGGCCCAAATGACATAAGCACCCCAGGCTGTCATGGATCTCCTCTGAGCTACTTCAGCTTTGGGGTTTTGCTTCACTGTGTAAATAAAACATGGCAATCCAAGTAAGACCTAACGcaatttctttcagcattttgtttGTGCCAAGTGTGAGAAACCGTTTCTCGGACATCGCCATTACGAGAGGAAGGGCCTGGCGTACTGTGAAACCCACTACAACCAGGTAGGGATGGGGCTCGTGGAATACTACACACACTTGTATGAACTTGAGCTTCTCAATGCTTAAGTACAAGGAGAGCTCTGGGAGAACGTACGTTGGGCTATAGCGATTGCTTTTTAACGTTTTATTTGGAAAATCATTTCAGGCTCACAGAAAggttgtaaaataaaaaatacaaagaaaatacctACCTGTTTTACTCAGGTTTACTACCTGCTTCATCATGTGTGTGTCCTGCCCTCTCTATGAAGATGACACTTACATAAATGCACATTTCATTATATACAAGTTTATGTACACATATAAACACACGCGTATTTTTTCTGAAGCATTTGATGATGAGTTCCCCATGGtcctttacccctaaatacttcagtgtacATTTCCCAAGAATACGGGAATCTCTTATGTAACCATGGTTATCTGTATTGATTACTTCAGTCTGTCCATTCCAGTTCTGTCACTTGACCCAATCAAGTCCCTCTGGCCTTTTTTCCACTCCAGCACCGGACCCAGTGTGGGGTTTTCATGCTCCTTCAGCTTCCTGAAATCCAGAACATTTCCAGagcctttgtttgtttttgatcgTGATGAAGAGtaaattcttttcattgtagGAAGTAAAAACTAGTCAGTGAACTTTTACTGATTCTCTCTCCAGTAATGGCAAATTCTGGGTTTAGGTAGCCAGCTATTTGTTTTTAAGTTGTACAAAGAActgaaattatttatattaagtGTTTGGTGTTCTGATGCTTAGTTGTAACacgtctttacttttttttttttttcttttttttcattttcagctaTTTGGTGATGTTTGTTTCCACTGCAACCGTGTTATAGAAGGTGATGGTAAGTACCTGCAGGGATTTTAACCTGTAGGGCACCGTTTTGACACAAAAACCCTTGGGTCATGTGAAGATTGAAAAAGGTTGTTTGCAATGTGATGGTTATCCgttacttttcctctttctttgcgTACTTGCCAAGTATTCTCTAGCAGGGCGATGCTAACTCCTCAGCGGTGGGCTTGTGGCTCGTTTGTGGTGATACTTTAGGCCAGTGCCGTAGGGTCGTTACCATAGCAGCGGCTGACCTAGGGTCGTTACCATAGGAGCGGCTGACCCCAGGGCCTCTTCTCCTTCCAGTTCCTCCTTCCGGAAGCTGCAGGGCGTGTTTCTTGGGAGCActtaggaagggtcccctgcaccctGGCAGTTCTCTCTAGGTGTTTCCAGGGCCCGTCCCCTCGCCCCTGATTGATGGGGACGGGAAGGAAGCAGCTGTATTTGCCAACAGGCGCAGCAAGTTCTGCCAGAAGTTTCCTGGCAAAGTTGCAAACATTCCTGCTTCAGCCTCTGAGCAGAGAGCCTAACTCGGCAAACGCTTTCTGAAACACTGCCCGTGTGCCCTTCACGAAGGGGTGGGTTCAGGAAAGTGATCTCTAGTGCCTTTGGGAATAAATCTTACCCCCGCCCACGGGAGGCAGCTGCCGGAGGGAAGCTCTTGCCTTCGTGTCGGCTTGGCAGACAGGCTCCTGCAGGCCGGTGAGTTAGCGTCTGGACTTTGTTTTAATTACCTGCCGTGCTAGGAAAGCCGGGCCGCGCCGTCCGTCACAGCTTGGCGgttgggggcggggctggggggtgtCGGCGTGAAGACCTGGTACCTGCCGTTCGGATGCCTCACGGGAGAAGAAAACATGAACCACCAACACGGGTTGAAAAGGCAACGGTGATCTTCCCTAAGGGGAAGCCTACAGTCGTGGCAGACAAATGCAGAGCTGGGGTTGTGTGCTCTAACAACGTGAtgagataaattaataaataacgtCGACCGATCCTGTGAACGTCAGTTAACGGCACGAGATTTTCAGTGCCGTGTGTGGCTCTTCGGTGAGAAAAGCCCTCGAGGAGGGCACCCAGCCCGGGACGGGCGGGTGCGCTGAGTGACGGCCCCCCTCCTGTCCCCTAGTGGTCTCCGCGCTCAACAAGGCCTGGTGCGTGCACTGCTTCGCCTGTTCCACCTGCAGCGCCAAGTTAACGCTCAAGTAAGTCCGCCCTCGGCTCCCGCGAGCGCCGCCACCAACACTTAGGGGGCGTTGTAAAAACATTCGCagagtttaaaaagaaatgatctgatgccttatttcttctctctgttcAGGCCTTCTAAGAGCAAAGGTTCTTCCTTTAATTGTTCCCTGTTTTCTCCTGTTCCTTCTCTGTCCTGCGCAAAGGGATAAGTTTGTTGAAATTGATCTAAAACCAGTCTGCAAACACTGTTATGAGAAAATGCCAGAAGAATTTAAGAGGCGACTTGCCAGACGGGAGAGAGAAGCAAAGGATAAGgacaagcagaaaaagaaaaagccagtcTGTTTGTAAACTTTTCTATCCCTCTGTCATCATTTTCACTGCTTTCTCCTTTGGTTAGTCCTTTAGAATATGTTTTCATTCGTTTTTGTCTCTTGCTTTTTTCGTTACTTTCGGGCATGTATCTGTAGCCAGGAGAGATTGAAATAGAAGCGTTTGTCCCATGTAGAGCTGGTCCTTTTGCCTAATTATTAAAGTTACACACCTTGAGAAGGGTTCACACTTAACACTGGCTTGCACTTCACTTTCGTCCCTGAACCTGTAGACTCTCAGCTCGTTTTTTTAATCACAATATGgtatagatttcttttttctttttccaatggATTCAAAGGGAAGAATTCTAATCTCCTAATAGATACTGGAAAAGTTTCAAAGTATTCTTGTCTGATAATTGCAGCTTTTAAAATCCTGGTTTTTGGTCTCTTTgcctaaaataatataatttgatCAATTCCAGTGTTGCATGTTCTAAGTTCTATATTAAACTGAATCCTCTCAGCGTGTTTCCTGTCTAAGCAGAGACCCTCTAAGGTACATAATAAGATACGGCATCTCTGGTGTGTGTATTTGTGCTTTCATTTGCTGCCCACATGCTACTGATTATGAACTCATTTTCTTGATGTTTTCAAACTCAATTGTATTCCTGATTTTTATGGGAAATATTTCAATCTTTGAAATTCTCTTGAACTGCTAGCATGATTGTCCCAGTTCCTTCATAGTACCATTGTGTTCTGAGCTCTAAgagtttttttattgtttaaaattaaaGAGGAATTAAAATTCAGATATAAGATTAAAACAACGTAAGGTTTGTTTAGCAGTATCTCTGGGAGCAGGGATAATTTATTTCTGTCATCAAAAACATGGCGGTTTTAATAGCTTTTGTTCTAAGAAGACTTTGGGAGAACTTTTAACTCAATGGTACTATTTAAATCAAATTGCCAGTTGAAATGTAACACCATTTGAATAACTGTCAGCATTAGGCTCTCTgaaaaacagtagaaaataaTTCCCACGTGgtgctttaaaataaaagatttttcacTTTAAATGTGTGGTCAGGAATCAACTTTGTCATTAATGTTGTTCTTTAAAATTGTATCAGCAGATATAATAATTTGTCACAGCTGACAGTATATCACTGGACCTGTCCCACAAATGCTTCCTAAACGTAATTTCACAGAAAATGAGCAAGTTGTAAAGTTCTGCACTTGCTCCATTCACAATTAAGGACCCATGATTTCAACGGTGATAAGCCCTGATAACTGTCAGCTAGAGATGCATCACCCATAGCTAGGAGGCCGTCTCAACACCTGTCCACAATTGTTTTACAAGTGAACTGAGAGTGTGTATTGccctggctttttaaaaagagttgagTTCTCCGTATATACGCCATTCACAGATGTGACCACAGGCCACAGGTCACAGATGTGACCACCTGGTCCACTTGTGCTCTTGAAGAGTGATTTAAAGCTTTCTGTCAGACAGCCAACCAAAATAACCTATATATTATGTTCGATTTTTTTCAAGATGCTTGTTGTTGTTGTGGGGATGGGAGGCCAGGGAAGATGAAACCTCACAGCTACATGATATAAAATACTAAGTAAGATGATTTTGCCTTCAATAAAGAGAGGATCATTCAAATTACAGAAATACCGTTCTTTGCTTTGAATGACTGTTCTTTAAAAGTGCTCTCATGGTACTTCAAAATGGGATTGACTTTAATTATCTgaattttatttacattatattCCCTGTGTACTTAGCACAGACTAAAATGTATCAATAATATCCATTCTGTATTACACAGATAGATGGACAAGATCCATTTACAAGGGCAACTTTCTTCAAATGATATTGTGAATTTTTTATGTTTACCATAATGATTAGAATTGAGATTAGAATTAAAGTGTTTTGCTAATACGAATATAGATGTTATATGCATAGTGTCTTCATTTACTTCAGTAAAATTACTGCACATTATTTGTCTGTCTATATACAAATGTTGACTACATTTccactaatttcttttttattattattattgttatctttAGGAATAAGTTTGTGGAGTTTGACATGAAGCCAGTCTGTAAGAAGTGCTATGAGAAATTTCCATTGGAGCTGAAAAAAAGACTTAAGAAGCTAGCTGAGACCTTAGGAAggaaataacttcattttattttttctcttctatgcAAAGATAAGAGATTACAACATTGCTTGACCTGATACACCCTTACTTAAAGCTGCATCGCAAAATAGTTGAGAGTGAAGAGGACCTATTGAATGGTTTTCTTCATCtcctttttctcattaaaaaaagttTGTGTAATCATATTTAAAACATGGATGAGATCAAAATTTGCCTTTGTTGGTAACCCTTATCAATTTGAAATGTCAACTGTACTTAATAGCAAAAGAAACATggttaaatgttaaattttaattgaggtccaaaaagttaaatataacttttaaaaatgaaagtaagcAGTCAGCTTTTACATGACtcagataaaaaatataaacactatTTAACTTTGTACTCAAAAGCAAATTAATTGCAACTGCAGTTTGGGAggatataagaaagaaaaacaaccaatCAAGAAAAACAGACCTTACAGAATCTTAGCACATTTATCAAACTAGTGGCTGTAAAATGAATATACACATTACTAAGATAAGAAACAAGTATATTCAGAACTACTtgatttggggatttttgttGTTATGGTTAAATGCCATAATTACTAtgcttagttttatattttattctcctTGTGAACTTCTTCATACAATAATTACTTAACATAGCAGTTAGTTAGCTGATAGTATTCCTTTCTAAATTTTGTGCAAAAAAATTTATACTAGGTATTTGAAAATACAGTATACTTTACAATATTGggaaaatgaagtattttttaatgtattacagCAATTATGCTTCTAAGGTTAAGGTCAAAGATGTAGTCTTAGAATAGGACATGAAATTAAATGTTATGTAGTTTGGAATGTATCACTTCAAAAAAAAGTCAATGTATATGTATTGCTCATATTGCCTTTATAACCATGCTAATATCTATGCTTTATACATAAATGAACTTGCCTTGCCTTAGAAAAATACATACATTAATCAGGAATTCTAGCTGTTTCAGACCTTACGAACTAAAAACAAGTGCATTGACTGAGATTTGTAAACTCAAATTCATTTACCACAGCTATGattatatgttaaaatttttttcactttttgggGAAACACATTGAAACTAATTTCTGTAATCTTACTAGAAGAGAATGATGTTGATGTgtgtttcaaatttttcattacAAATCTCATAATTAGATTTTATTTACTATAAGTAGGAGGTATAAGTGACACTTTTAAATTGGAAGAGGAATGTTCAAGTATCAATTTTAGGTCAAAAGTAGTGAATTATTTTACTTTGTAAAAAGTTTTATCCTGAAGTTTCTGGACCAGTCTTTCCTGATAAACCTGTCTGCAAAGCAAATtttgtgaacattttttaaatgttgctgcTGCTATGTTATCACGTAAAAGAAAGTTGCCAAGATGGACTTAGGGGAAAATTATTGGTTTTTCCAAAAATTGCTGAAATATtgttttaccattaaaaaaaaaatctcaggatgCTACCAGTCTgccattaaaatatttgtatgcatgtattttttaaacatttgtacaTGCACTTTACAGAGTAAACTGTATGTCAGTCTTCAGTTAATTTATAAccaattgctttattttttagtgttCTTTTAGAGTTCAAAGAATTATCAGTGATTGAAGATAATCAATATATAGTTTAGGACTGTGCTTAGAAGTCTGAAACTGTCTTTGCATTTGACAGCAAGAATCAAAATCCCTTCAGCGTGCCTTTGTCAGCTAATATATGACCAGCAACAAAAATCttcaaagtatttattaaatactgtACTGTGGATACAGGCAGAATAGTGCAGGGTTTTCAGTCTGGGGTCTTGAGGCTAAATTCCTAAATGCTCTCACACCAGAAATTCGGAGCAGAGGCGCCCATTTGCCTGTGTTCCTAATCACTGGGAAGAGGCATGGGCTCAACTGCTGCCAGGTTTACGTCTCTCCTGCAGCCAGAGGCGCCACTGCTCACCCCTCTCATAAAATACGAGTTCGTATTTCCTGCAAGTCTGCCCCGTTGAGCCTCCAAGGCTGTGGGGTGTTTTATCCAGACACACACCTCCTCCGCTTTAGGGGACACAGAGCCCTCACTTGTGGGGGGAGGAAGGGCCGAACAGTTGTCAGTGGACGAGAGGACGGAATTGCTTCCTTCACGGTGTTTTGCACGGCTTCCTCTGGCCGGAGAGAAACTCAGGCTAGTGAGCAAATCTTGGCTTAAAATCCTACAAGGCAGTTTGAAATAATTCACTGTTTACCACTTCTAGGTGGTCTTTTTCTTATCAAGCCTAAGATAATTGGGAAAACGTTTGGGTACGAGTCAAACGTTCTTTGGATCATGTTCAAAGCCTTATTAACATTGTAACTGATGGTAGATCATTTTGCCTCATTTATTTGCCAAAATAGCAATTTCTAAATTAAGGAAATTTTGAGGTCAGCTTACAGCATTGTTACTGTATTTCATTTTAGATTGTAAGCTCAGTGGCAGGGACACTATGTCAATAATTGTGTTTTTACATAGCAACCCGTGCAGTATACTcttggtgcttaataaatgttcataATTGTTAAAAATACTGTTCCGTTTTGCTTAACTTGAATGGCTTTGAGACATGGAACCATGAGAATATAGGACTAGTGCTTAAGAAAGTTgttttggaaacaacctaagcatccattgacggatgaatgaatgaaaaaatgtggtctatataacaatggaatattattcagccagagATAAGAAGGGAATCTTTCTGTTTATGACAACGTGGataggacactatgctaagtgaaataagtcagagaaagacaaatactgtatgatctcacttatatgtggaatcattaaaaaaaaactccaataATCATAAAGcaagaatcataaaaaaaaacaagaacagactggtggttgtcagaggtggggtgggagggtggaggtgggcaaaatgggtgaagagggtcaagagatacaaacttccagttataaaataaacaattcatagggACatcatgtacagcatggtgactatagttattaATACTGAGTTGCacgtttgaaagttgctaaaagaatagatcttaaaagttctcatcataagaaaaaaatgttaaaactgcatggtggggacttccctggtggcgcagtggttaagaatccgcctgccaatgcaggggacacgggttcgagccctggtccgggaagatcccacatgccgcggagcaactaagcccgtgcaccacaactactgagcctgcactctagagcccgtgagccacaactagagaaaacctgcacacaactacggaagcccgcgcacctagagtctgtgctccgcaacaagagaagccaccgcaatgagaggcccgctcgccgcaactagagaaaacctgcacacagcaacgaagacccaatgcagccaaaaataagttaattaattttttaaaaattccggggaaaaaaaaactgcatggtgatagatgttaactagacattgtgatcattttgcagtgcgTACAAATacggaatcat of Eschrichtius robustus isolate mEscRob2 chromosome 15, mEscRob2.pri, whole genome shotgun sequence contains these proteins:
- the LIMS1 gene encoding LIM and senescent cell antigen-like-containing domain protein 1 isoform X3; amino-acid sequence: MLGVAAGMTNSNMANALANASCERCRGGFAPAEKIVNSNGELYHEQCFVCAQCFQQFPEGLFYEFEGRKYCEHDFQMLFAPCCHQCGEFIIGRVIKAMNNSWHPECFRCDLCQGVLADIGFVKSAGRHLCRPCHNREKARGLGKYICQKCHAIIDEQPLIFKNDPYHPDHFNCANCGKELTADARELKGELYCLPCHDKMGVPICGACRRPIEGRVVNAMGKQWHVEHFVCAKCEKPFLGHRHYERKGLAYCETHYNQLFGDVCFHCNRVIEGDVVSALNKAWCVHCFACSTCSAKLTLKNKFVEFDMKPVCKKCYEKFPLELKKRLKKLAETLGRK
- the LIMS1 gene encoding LIM and senescent cell antigen-like-containing domain protein 1 isoform X4, whose protein sequence is MCTSTSNMANALANASCERCRGGFAPAEKIVNSNGELYHEQCFVCAQCFQQFPEGLFYEFEGRKYCEHDFQMLFAPCCHQCGEFIIGRVIKAMNNSWHPECFRCDLCQGVLADIGFVKSAGRHLCRPCHNREKARGLGKYICQKCHAIIDEQPLIFKNDPYHPDHFNCANCGKELTADARELKGELYCLPCHDKMGVPICGACRRPIEGRVVNAMGKQWHVEHFVCAKCEKPFLGHRHYERKGLAYCETHYNQLFGDVCFHCNRVIEGDVVSALNKAWCVHCFACSTCSAKLTLKNKFVEFDMKPVCKKCYEKFPLELKKRLKKLAETLGRK
- the LIMS1 gene encoding LIM and senescent cell antigen-like-containing domain protein 1 isoform X2, giving the protein MTALQLKELSQSGLYRRRRDRSESLRLPGPQEQALSNMANALANASCERCRGGFAPAEKIVNSNGELYHEQCFVCAQCFQQFPEGLFYEFEGRKYCEHDFQMLFAPCCHQCGEFIIGRVIKAMNNSWHPECFRCDLCQGVLADIGFVKSAGRHLCRPCHNREKARGLGKYICQKCHAIIDEQPLIFKNDPYHPDHFNCANCGKELTADARELKGELYCLPCHDKMGVPICGACRRPIEGRVVNAMGKQWHVEHFVCAKCEKPFLGHRHYERKGLAYCETHYNQLFGDVCFHCNRVIEGDVVSALNKAWCVHCFACSTCSAKLTLKNKFVEFDMKPVCKKCYEKFPLELKKRLKKLAETLGRK
- the LIMS1 gene encoding LIM and senescent cell antigen-like-containing domain protein 1 isoform X1 codes for the protein MALPGPRPAAIPEGEEVPPAACNGEHRAPCGQDERAVSRLQRRHSDVRVYKEFCDFYIKFNMANALANASCERCRGGFAPAEKIVNSNGELYHEQCFVCAQCFQQFPEGLFYEFEGRKYCEHDFQMLFAPCCHQCGEFIIGRVIKAMNNSWHPECFRCDLCQGVLADIGFVKSAGRHLCRPCHNREKARGLGKYICQKCHAIIDEQPLIFKNDPYHPDHFNCANCGKELTADARELKGELYCLPCHDKMGVPICGACRRPIEGRVVNAMGKQWHVEHFVCAKCEKPFLGHRHYERKGLAYCETHYNQLFGDVCFHCNRVIEGDVVSALNKAWCVHCFACSTCSAKLTLKNKFVEFDMKPVCKKCYEKFPLELKKRLKKLAETLGRK